The Labilibaculum sp. sequence AGGAGAGCAAAAAGGGGGTGTTCGCATGGGTAATAGTGATGCGCAAAATCTTAAGCTGTCTGATCTAGAGTTTGTTGAGAAGAATTGTCCTGCTATCAGTGATATTTCACCAGAAGTTCGTTCGAGTGGTCAGGCAGTTGTTGGCAATCAAAATTGGCCAACAACTATTTATGGAGTAAATAATAAATATTTTAGTATTCGTAAATATGCCATTGAATCCGGACGGAGTTTTACGGATAAAGAAATTCAATGTTATTCTAAAGTTTGTTTGGTCGGAAAAACTATAATCGAAAATTTATTTTCTGATAAAGACCCTATTGGTCAAACAATTCGTTTTGGAAACATTCCTCTTCTCATCATAGGAGTTTTGAGTGAAAAAGGAGAAAATGGGATGGGACAGGATCAGGATGACCTGATTATGTCTCCTTACACAACGGTTCAGAAAAGAATTTTGGCTATTACTCATATTCAGAGTATTGCTGCATCAGCAGTTAATGAGGAATTGAATGATGCAGCCATCAGTCAGATTACAGAATCGTTACGCACCAGTCATAAACTAAAAGAGGGTGAGGAAGATGATTTTCAGGTGAGATCTCAAGCTGAAATGGTTCAGATGTTTAGCTCTATTAGTGATGTGAT is a genomic window containing:
- a CDS encoding ABC transporter permease, producing MNYTNSVKIALSALRRNKFRAFLTMLGIIIGVASVIVMLAIGQGSKMSIQAQMSDMGTNLIFVMPGGEQKGGVRMGNSDAQNLKLSDLEFVEKNCPAISDISPEVRSSGQAVVGNQNWPTTIYGVNNKYFSIRKYAIESGRSFTDKEIQCYSKVCLVGKTIIENLFSDKDPIGQTIRFGNIPLLIIGVLSEKGENGMGQDQDDLIMSPYTTVQKRILAITHIQSIAASAVNEELNDAAISQITESLRTSHKLKEGEEDDFQVRSQAEMVQMFSSISDVMTALLGAISGISLLVGGIGIMNIMYVSVTERTREIGLRLSVGGRGNDILMQFLIESILLSAFGGVIGITLGILATQITASVMNWPVVISPLSVIMSFLVCSAIGIFFGWYPARKAASLNPIDALRYE